The nucleotide sequence GGAGCAGGGCTGGGCCTTGTCATTTCAAAGAAGCTCGTCGATCTCATGGTCGGTACCATTACGGAGGAGAGCGAGGAGGGAAGTGGGACGACGTTTAACGTGACGGTGCCGTTCGAGCTATGTTGAACCTGACGCGTCATCCTGAGCGGATCCCGTACGCCTAAGGTTTCTGGTGTCGGAAGACGACCCGTCCACCCACTTCGCCATGGTGAAGATGCTCGAAAGGAACGGCCACGGGGTGACGGCC is from Oceanidesulfovibrio indonesiensis and encodes:
- a CDS encoding ATP-binding protein, producing VLFTVSDTGIGIPDHFFGELFETFTQAEANSRRNYQGAGLGLVISKKLVDLMVGTITEESEEGSGTTFNVTVPFELC